The following DNA comes from Serpentinimonas raichei.
GGGGTGCCGGTCACAGGCGCAGACCTACGCCCCGCCATCGAGGCCGTGCTGGCCGGACGCGCCCCGGCGGCCGAGCAACGCCCCAGCCTGGGTTGCAACATCAAGTGGAAGCCGGGCCACGAGCCGCTTTGACGCCCCGCCGTGCCTGGCCGTCCAAAATTTAAACCGTTGCGGGGCTCGCGCCTGCTCAGTCTGGCGCTGAATCTGCCCGGGCCAGCGGCCGTGCAGCGCCTGCACGCCATGGGCGCGCGCTGCATCCAGGTGCTGCCACCCAGCGGCGACCCGATGGCGCAGTACAGCCCGCAGGCGCAGCAGCAGCTTGGCCTAGGCATCTGGCAGACCACACTGGATTTGAAAAGCGCGACCGGGCAGCGGCGCCTGCACGCCTTGCTGGGGCGCGTCGACGTGTTGCTGACATCCTTTAGGCCCGCCGCCCTGCGTCGGCTCGGGCTCGATGCCGAGTCCTTGCGCACACGCTACCCGACCTTGTGCAGCGTGGCCATCGTGGGGGCGCCGGGTCCGCGGGCCGACGAACCCGGCCACGATTTGAGCTATCAGGCCGAGGCCGGCTTGGTGCCCGGTTTGCAGATGCCGGTGAGCCTGCTGGCCGACATGGCCGGGGCCCTGTTGGCCAGCGAGGC
Coding sequences within:
- a CDS encoding CoA transferase; this encodes MRGSRLLSLALNLPGPAAVQRLHAMGARCIQVLPPSGDPMAQYSPQAQQQLGLGIWQTTLDLKSATGQRRLHALLGRVDVLLTSFRPAALRRLGLDAESLRTRYPTLCSVAIVGAPGPRADEPGHDLSYQAEAGLVPGLQMPVSLLADMAGALLASEAVLQVLAQRQRSGSGAHREVALTEAAHWLALPRQWGLTSEGALLGGGHAGYRIYPCLDGRVALAALELHFAAALAQLVGLGAQPMPDWGSTEAHQAVAAFMAARSCEQLEQLAAAHDLPLHTLPAG